The following proteins come from a genomic window of Pyxidicoccus sp. MSG2:
- a CDS encoding ABC transporter permease codes for MGEIIRVAFDAVLANKLRSLLTMLGIVIGIAAVITMVALGEGAQRSVAQRLQTLGTNVLTVRPGQSFAGGLGRGQASMTIDDAEALRANPKHIQAVAPEIESRFQVEYGAANANLSVVGTWPAYFDINQGRVVTGRLFTDAEDRGRRRVVVLGALAGAQLGLKDSSSLVGESVRIRGIPFEVIGVLAEKGAQGFSNPDESLYIPLATAQFRVMGSDRIRSIAVQATDDKSMDDAMIEIDSTLRREHRLRPEAQADFNIRDQASLLTTMQETTETFSLLLAGIAAISLLVGGIGIMNIMLVSVTERTREIGLRKALGATGMDIMLQFLVESLVLCLAGGTLGLLLGVGGATVLQKVAGWTVVVAPEAIVVAIAFSATVGVFFGIWPARRAASLAPIESLRYE; via the coding sequence ATGGGTGAAATCATTCGGGTCGCGTTCGACGCGGTCCTCGCCAACAAGCTGCGGTCGCTCTTGACGATGCTGGGCATCGTCATCGGCATCGCCGCGGTCATCACCATGGTGGCGCTGGGCGAAGGCGCGCAGCGCTCGGTGGCGCAGCGGCTGCAGACGCTCGGCACCAACGTCCTCACGGTGCGCCCCGGCCAGTCCTTCGCGGGCGGCCTCGGCCGGGGACAGGCGTCGATGACCATCGACGACGCGGAGGCGCTGCGGGCGAACCCGAAGCACATCCAGGCCGTGGCCCCCGAAATCGAGTCGCGCTTCCAGGTGGAGTACGGCGCCGCCAACGCCAACCTGTCCGTCGTGGGCACCTGGCCGGCCTACTTCGACATCAACCAGGGCCGGGTGGTGACGGGCCGCCTCTTCACGGACGCGGAGGACCGGGGCCGCCGGCGCGTGGTGGTGCTGGGCGCGCTGGCGGGTGCGCAGCTCGGCCTGAAGGACTCCTCGTCGCTGGTGGGCGAGAGCGTCCGCATCCGCGGCATCCCCTTCGAGGTCATCGGCGTGCTGGCGGAGAAGGGAGCCCAGGGCTTCTCGAACCCGGATGAGAGCCTCTACATCCCGCTGGCCACCGCGCAGTTCCGGGTGATGGGCAGCGACCGCATCCGCTCCATCGCCGTGCAGGCGACGGACGACAAGTCCATGGACGATGCGATGATTGAGATTGATTCGACGCTCCGGCGCGAGCACCGGCTGCGGCCGGAGGCGCAGGCGGACTTCAACATCCGCGACCAGGCCTCGCTGCTCACCACCATGCAGGAGACGACGGAGACATTCTCCCTGCTCCTGGCCGGCATCGCCGCCATCTCCCTGCTGGTGGGAGGCATTGGCATCATGAACATCATGCTGGTGTCCGTGACGGAGCGGACGCGTGAAATTGGCCTGAGAAAGGCATTGGGCGCCACGGGCATGGACATCATGCTCCAGTTCCTCGTGGAGTCGCTGGTGCTGTGTCTCGCGGGTGGCACGCTCGGGCTGCTGCTGGGCGTGGGCGGCGCCACGGTGTTGCAGAAGGTGGCGGGCTGGACGGTGGTGGTCGCGCCAGAAGCCATCGTCGTGGCCATCGCCTTCTCCGCGACGGTGGGCGTGTTCTTCGGAATCTGGCCCGCCCGGCGCGCGGCGAGCCTCGCTCCCATCGAGTCGCTGCGGTACGAGTGA
- a CDS encoding efflux RND transporter periplasmic adaptor subunit, whose translation MSKTKKWVITGAAALLLGAGGYVIKTRTAEPQAQEQSTSVAVVERKDMEVVAEASGLVEPLRVVEVKSKASGEVLRVHFDTGDTVEKDALLAEVDPRDVQNALAQAQADVESARVRMSTTEAQRLRLEELRKSGYVTQQEYEAAVDASATARATKVRAETNLQLAKERSRDVTLRAPIAGTLLERTIQPGLIIASATSNVSGGTTLFKMADLSVMQVRAKVDETDVGQIKAGQKARVTMEAYPGRVFMGDVVKVEPQALVEQNVTLFPVIVRLDNPEGLLRPGMNAEVSIEISRRRDAVTVPNAAVASMKDARSAATAVGVSEEAVRAVMRPAGGAPGAGGASGADNTGNGNAAEGNGTVSRGGGARGRGMGDGAGNGDANAGGAGTPGGATTTATTGGAAAAAAGANAGAAGAVAGAGGATVVPAAGQGGGRGGRGARAGSQATGDTRPAIVFVQGAKGTEPRRVVLGMSDWESSEVVSGLEPGEKVLLISVAQLKAQQQRSTERMRQMAGGIVPGAGGAGGRGGGGAR comes from the coding sequence GTGAGCAAGACGAAGAAGTGGGTCATCACGGGCGCCGCGGCGCTCCTGCTCGGTGCGGGCGGCTACGTCATCAAGACGCGCACCGCCGAGCCGCAGGCGCAGGAGCAGTCCACGTCGGTGGCGGTGGTGGAGCGCAAGGACATGGAGGTGGTCGCCGAGGCCTCCGGCCTGGTGGAGCCGCTGCGCGTGGTGGAGGTGAAGTCGAAGGCCTCGGGCGAGGTGCTGCGCGTGCACTTCGACACCGGCGACACGGTGGAGAAGGACGCGCTGCTCGCGGAGGTGGACCCGCGCGACGTGCAGAACGCGCTGGCCCAGGCGCAGGCGGACGTGGAGTCCGCGCGGGTGCGCATGAGCACCACGGAGGCCCAGCGGCTGCGCCTGGAGGAGTTGCGCAAGTCCGGCTACGTCACCCAGCAGGAGTACGAGGCCGCGGTGGACGCGTCCGCCACGGCGCGGGCGACGAAGGTGCGGGCGGAGACGAACCTGCAGCTCGCGAAGGAGCGCAGTCGGGACGTCACCCTCCGCGCGCCGATTGCGGGCACGCTGCTGGAGCGGACGATTCAGCCCGGCCTCATCATCGCCTCGGCGACGTCGAACGTGTCGGGCGGCACCACGCTGTTCAAGATGGCGGACCTGTCGGTGATGCAGGTACGCGCCAAGGTGGACGAGACGGACGTGGGGCAGATCAAGGCCGGCCAGAAGGCCCGCGTGACGATGGAGGCCTACCCGGGCCGCGTCTTCATGGGCGACGTCGTCAAGGTGGAGCCGCAGGCCCTCGTCGAGCAGAACGTCACCCTCTTCCCGGTGATTGTCCGGCTGGACAACCCGGAGGGGCTGCTGCGGCCGGGGATGAATGCGGAGGTGTCCATCGAGATTTCGCGTCGGCGTGATGCGGTCACCGTGCCGAACGCGGCGGTCGCGAGCATGAAGGATGCCCGCTCCGCCGCGACCGCGGTGGGAGTCTCCGAGGAGGCCGTGCGCGCGGTGATGCGTCCGGCGGGCGGGGCCCCTGGCGCGGGCGGTGCGAGCGGCGCTGACAACACCGGCAATGGGAACGCGGCGGAAGGCAATGGAACCGTCTCCAGGGGTGGCGGCGCGCGCGGCCGGGGCATGGGTGACGGCGCGGGCAATGGCGACGCGAACGCGGGCGGCGCCGGGACGCCGGGTGGTGCGACGACCACCGCCACCACGGGCGGCGCTGCCGCAGCGGCGGCGGGCGCCAACGCGGGCGCGGCAGGAGCCGTGGCGGGTGCCGGCGGAGCGACTGTGGTGCCGGCGGCGGGCCAGGGCGGAGGCCGTGGTGGCCGGGGTGCACGAGCCGGCAGTCAGGCCACGGGCGACACACGGCCGGCCATCGTCTTCGTGCAGGGCGCGAAGGGAACGGAGCCTCGGCGGGTGGTGCTCGGCATGAGTGACTGGGAGAGCTCGGAGGTGGTCAGCGGGCTGGAGCCCGGTGAGAAGGTGCTGCTCATCTCCGTCGCGCAGCTCAAGGCACAGCAGCAGCGGAGCACGGAGCGGATGCGCCAGATGGCCGGCGGAATCGTTCCCGGCGCGGGCGGCGCCGGCGGACGCGGCGGTGGTGGAGCGCGGTAG
- a CDS encoding ABC transporter ATP-binding protein yields the protein MVIRVEGLRKDYKMGSEVVRALRGVDLTIRRNEYVAVMGPSGSGKSTFMNLIGCLDVPSGGQYWLNGQPVAGMSENDLARIRNRELGFVFQSFNLLPRASALDNVALPLIYARVPKKVRRERAAAMLEKVGLGARKDHRPNELSGGQRQRVAIARALVTHPALLLADEPTGALDSRTGEEIMALFGELHSQGQTLMLVTHESDIAAHAQRVLFLKDGVIERDERKRD from the coding sequence GTGGTCATCCGCGTCGAGGGGCTGCGCAAGGACTACAAGATGGGCTCGGAGGTGGTGCGCGCGCTGCGCGGCGTGGACCTCACCATCCGCCGCAACGAGTACGTGGCGGTGATGGGCCCGTCCGGCTCGGGCAAGTCCACCTTCATGAACCTCATCGGCTGCCTGGACGTGCCCAGCGGCGGGCAGTACTGGCTCAACGGGCAGCCGGTGGCGGGCATGTCCGAGAACGACCTGGCGCGCATCCGCAACCGGGAGCTGGGCTTCGTCTTCCAGAGCTTCAACCTGCTGCCCCGCGCCTCCGCGTTGGACAACGTGGCGCTGCCGCTCATCTACGCGCGCGTGCCCAAGAAGGTCCGGCGCGAGCGCGCGGCGGCGATGCTGGAGAAGGTGGGCCTGGGAGCGCGCAAGGACCACCGGCCCAACGAGCTGTCCGGTGGTCAGCGTCAGCGCGTGGCCATTGCCCGCGCGCTGGTGACGCACCCGGCGCTGCTGCTGGCGGACGAGCCCACGGGCGCGCTCGACAGCCGCACGGGAGAAGAAATCATGGCCCTCTTCGGCGAGCTTCATTCGCAGGGCCAGACGTTGATGCTCGTCACGCACGAGTCGGACATCGCGGCGCACGCGCAGCGGGTGCTGTTCCTGAAGGACGGCGTCATCGAGCGGGACGAGCGGAAGCGGGACTGA
- a CDS encoding TolC family protein, which translates to MQSPLAMKTPQTAWSKKRPHRMTALALGFLGLVSAPGVGLAQAPAEAQPQQQRPEETPQPRPAVSVTLEEAIARALKTSPQVAQAAGTVTTSEAAERSAFGAYLPSLSANASSSLASSNRLDPETGAVTSGSNDTYSAGLSAGWDVFTGGQRGANSRQAKAQSSAAEAQLTAQQSSAVLDVERSFYEVLRAQGLEEVARSRIERAKGNAEAADRRLAVGSATRSDVLRSQLELTTAREALLTAQTQRDSASLALGRLIGEDGAVDAKPLDNLDPKPLPLTEDALVNEIAARAPSVLAAEANLRSSEAGVGAAKSEYLPSVRLSAGYDWFNQDLAFTGGRTSWSVRLGLSYPIFDGFLREERVVRARTQESVSQAQLADTRRAVRSGVGQSLSQLRLTSERINFAKQSVEVAQEDVKVQQERYRLGATTILELLTSQESLVQAQINLVAARFDYQIARAELEALAGRRL; encoded by the coding sequence ATGCAGTCCCCTCTCGCGATGAAGACGCCCCAGACAGCGTGGTCGAAGAAGCGGCCCCACCGGATGACGGCCCTGGCCCTGGGCTTCCTGGGGCTGGTGTCGGCGCCGGGCGTGGGTCTGGCGCAGGCCCCCGCGGAGGCGCAGCCGCAACAGCAGCGCCCGGAGGAGACGCCGCAGCCGCGCCCGGCGGTGAGTGTCACCCTGGAAGAGGCCATTGCCCGGGCGCTGAAGACGAGCCCGCAGGTGGCGCAGGCCGCCGGCACCGTGACGACCTCCGAGGCGGCCGAGCGCAGCGCCTTCGGTGCGTACCTGCCGAGCCTGTCGGCGAACGCGAGCAGCTCGCTGGCGAGCAGCAACCGGTTGGACCCGGAGACGGGCGCGGTGACGTCGGGCTCCAACGACACGTACAGCGCGGGCCTGTCGGCCGGGTGGGACGTCTTCACGGGCGGCCAGCGTGGAGCCAACAGTCGCCAGGCGAAGGCGCAGTCGAGCGCGGCCGAGGCGCAGCTCACCGCGCAGCAATCCAGCGCGGTGCTCGACGTGGAGCGCTCCTTCTACGAGGTGCTCCGCGCGCAGGGCCTGGAAGAGGTGGCCCGCTCGCGAATCGAACGGGCGAAGGGAAACGCGGAGGCCGCGGACCGGCGGCTGGCGGTGGGCTCGGCGACGCGCTCGGACGTGCTGCGCTCGCAGCTCGAGCTGACCACGGCGCGCGAGGCCCTGCTCACCGCCCAGACGCAGCGCGACTCGGCGTCCCTGGCACTGGGGCGGCTCATCGGAGAGGACGGTGCGGTGGACGCGAAGCCGCTCGACAACCTGGACCCGAAGCCCCTGCCGCTCACCGAGGATGCGCTGGTGAATGAAATCGCGGCGCGGGCGCCGTCGGTGCTCGCGGCGGAGGCGAACCTGCGCTCCTCGGAGGCGGGCGTTGGCGCGGCGAAGTCGGAGTACCTGCCCTCGGTGCGGCTGTCCGCGGGCTACGACTGGTTCAACCAGGACCTGGCCTTCACGGGCGGCCGGACGAGCTGGTCCGTGCGGCTGGGCCTCTCCTACCCCATCTTCGACGGCTTCCTCCGCGAGGAGCGCGTGGTGCGCGCGCGGACGCAGGAGTCGGTGTCGCAGGCGCAGCTCGCGGACACGCGGCGCGCGGTGCGCTCGGGTGTGGGGCAGTCGCTGAGCCAGCTGCGCCTCACGTCGGAGCGCATCAACTTCGCGAAGCAGTCCGTCGAGGTGGCCCAGGAGGACGTCAAGGTCCAGCAGGAGCGCTACCGCCTGGGGGCCACCACCATCCTGGAGCTGCTGACGTCCCAGGAGAGCCTGGTCCAGGCGCAGATCAACCTGGTGGCCGCGCGCTTCGACTACCAGATTGCCCGCGCCGAGCTGGAGGCGCTGGCCGGGAGGCGGCTGTGA